Proteins from one Flavobacterium sp. N2038 genomic window:
- a CDS encoding DUF1573 domain-containing protein produces the protein MKNVASFLAIVLFSAIGYAQNGPKIEFAAPDNTIDYGKISKSDNGVRSFEFTNTGDAPLLITGAESTASSIVVTKPGAAIEPGKKGKIDVKYNMVAGPIRKTITVETNAVNYPDGRVALKIKGEVQ, from the coding sequence ATGAAAAATGTTGCCTCTTTTCTTGCAATCGTATTGTTTAGTGCAATAGGTTATGCTCAAAATGGTCCAAAAATTGAATTTGCAGCCCCAGACAATACTATTGATTATGGAAAAATTTCGAAAAGTGATAATGGGGTCCGCTCCTTTGAGTTTACAAATACCGGAGACGCTCCTCTATTAATTACAGGTGCAGAATCTACAGCAAGTTCTATTGTTGTCACTAAACCAGGTGCAGCAATTGAGCCGGGTAAAAAAGGAAAAATCGATGTGAAATATAATATGGTCGCAGGACCTATTCGTAAAACAATTACTGTAGAAACAAACGCAGTAAATTATCCTGACGGAAGAGTCGCTCTTAAAATTAAGGGTGAAGTTCAATAA
- a CDS encoding OmpA family protein: MKKLLVIVFVFSIQFVNAQDKDVARAKRFFDKTYYAEAIVLYEKLAEEKPSQEVIKNLADSYYYTNNPVKAQRYYRLLLQNYNKDLDRDYYFKYAQTLKATNSYLDANNVLKQYYATSTSSKDSVYFQNKLKELENVSAIGNRFEIKNLTINTPNSEFGAIPFKGNLVFAGVKLKPGMFDKKFKWDNETYLNLVSVPIQDINKADATINYFAEELKTSMHEANAVFTKDGKTVYFTRNNSKNGRRKINDKKISNLQIFKAELIEGKWTNITSLPFNSADYSTEHPALSPDEKVLYFASDMPGSLGSFDIYAVNINKGAFDTPRNLGSVINTDKREQFPFVANDDKLYFSSDGHLGYGSLDVFVSEIKGNEYSEPVNVGLPLNSNADDFSFNVDSNTKEGYFASNREGGKGGDDIYQFKEIKELIVEDCRQFIAGTITDINTNLALENATVMLQNADKKTLNTITTAADGKFSFTVDCESSYIVVAFKEKYTNESKSVTSGTTRNVSNDGSLALKSLEAIKLEEKQLAENKRKQELILEEEKKKKEALAIIALNEAAKKAKADEIAAAEVKKKDKENQIIAQEKDVVKDKGRLIIKTDPIYFDYNMWYIRKESKVVLGRVVALMNKYPDMVIEVGSHTDTRGNAQFNADLSQKRADSTREFIIQSGINAKRITAKGYGESMPIVKCKTDTSCTEEEHELNRRSEFVIKKL, from the coding sequence ATGAAAAAACTACTCGTTATTGTATTCGTATTTTCAATACAGTTTGTAAATGCACAGGATAAAGACGTGGCCAGGGCCAAGCGTTTCTTTGATAAAACATATTATGCAGAAGCAATTGTTTTATATGAAAAATTAGCAGAAGAAAAACCTTCACAGGAAGTGATAAAAAACCTTGCCGATTCGTATTATTACACCAATAATCCCGTAAAGGCCCAACGTTATTACAGGCTTCTGCTCCAAAATTATAATAAAGATTTAGATCGTGATTATTATTTTAAATATGCTCAGACCTTAAAAGCAACAAATAGTTATTTAGATGCAAACAATGTTTTAAAACAATATTATGCCACATCGACCAGTAGTAAAGACTCGGTTTATTTTCAAAATAAATTAAAAGAACTCGAAAATGTTTCGGCGATTGGCAATCGTTTTGAAATTAAAAATCTGACAATTAATACCCCTAATTCAGAGTTTGGAGCTATACCGTTTAAAGGTAATCTTGTTTTTGCCGGAGTTAAACTAAAACCAGGGATGTTTGATAAAAAATTTAAATGGGATAATGAAACCTATTTAAACCTGGTTTCAGTGCCAATTCAGGATATAAACAAGGCAGATGCTACCATTAACTATTTTGCAGAGGAATTAAAAACAAGTATGCACGAAGCCAATGCTGTTTTTACAAAAGATGGTAAAACAGTTTATTTTACCCGTAACAATTCCAAAAACGGAAGAAGAAAAATAAATGACAAGAAAATTTCAAATCTTCAGATTTTTAAAGCAGAATTGATCGAAGGGAAATGGACTAATATTACCTCGCTTCCATTTAATAGTGCTGATTATTCAACAGAACATCCGGCTTTAAGTCCCGACGAAAAAGTATTATATTTTGCTTCAGATATGCCGGGATCTCTAGGCTCTTTTGATATTTACGCTGTAAATATCAATAAAGGTGCGTTTGATACCCCACGAAATTTAGGTTCGGTAATTAATACGGATAAAAGAGAGCAGTTTCCTTTCGTTGCAAATGACGATAAACTTTATTTTTCTTCAGATGGACATTTGGGGTATGGATCTCTGGATGTTTTTGTTTCAGAAATTAAAGGAAATGAATATTCAGAACCTGTAAATGTTGGTTTACCTTTAAATTCAAATGCAGATGATTTTTCATTTAATGTTGATTCAAATACAAAAGAGGGATATTTTGCCTCAAACAGAGAAGGCGGAAAAGGGGGAGACGATATTTATCAATTTAAAGAAATTAAGGAGTTAATCGTAGAAGATTGTAGACAGTTTATTGCCGGTACAATTACAGATATCAACACAAATCTAGCTCTGGAGAATGCTACAGTAATGCTGCAGAATGCTGATAAAAAAACATTAAATACTATAACCACTGCGGCAGACGGAAAATTTAGTTTTACTGTTGACTGTGAGAGCTCATATATAGTGGTTGCTTTTAAAGAAAAATATACCAACGAATCAAAAAGTGTTACTAGCGGGACAACCAGAAATGTGAGTAACGATGGTTCATTGGCACTAAAATCTTTAGAAGCAATAAAACTAGAAGAAAAACAGCTTGCTGAGAATAAAAGAAAGCAGGAACTTATTTTAGAAGAAGAAAAGAAGAAAAAAGAGGCATTGGCAATTATTGCCTTAAATGAAGCAGCTAAAAAAGCCAAAGCCGATGAAATTGCTGCTGCCGAGGTGAAGAAAAAAGACAAAGAAAATCAGATTATTGCTCAGGAAAAAGATGTTGTAAAAGATAAGGGACGTTTAATTATCAAGACAGATCCAATTTACTTTGATTATAATATGTGGTACATTCGTAAAGAATCGAAAGTAGTTTTGGGCAGGGTAGTAGCTTTGATGAATAAATATCCGGATATGGTTATCGAAGTTGGGTCGCATACGGATACTAGAGGAAACGCGCAATTTAATGCTGATTTATCTCAAAAAAGGGCAGACTCAACAAGAGAATTTATAATTCAGTCGGGAATTAATGCAAAACGTATAACGGCAAAAGGTTACGGAGAATCAATGCCAATTGTAAAATGTAAAACAGATACTTCTTGTACTGAGGAAGAACATGAATTGAACAGAAGATCTGAATTTGTGATCAAAAAATTATAG
- a CDS encoding type IX secretion system membrane protein PorP/SprF: protein MKKIIYFITFLSYITTVSAQQDPEYTHYMYNMSVVNPAYATGTPAMMNFGGLYRTQWVGSVGAPKTFTFFGHTALSEKVEVGLSFISDDIGDGVKKENNVYADFAYVLDLGGKNKLSLGLKAGFSSMQTNFNGFRFSDPATDFAFSENINATKPNIGVGAYYFRDNLYVGFSAPNLLKSKYIEEKSGVNAFGSEEIHMFFTGGYVFQINDMLKLKPAFMTRFVKAAPVSIDLTANVLYNEKFEFGAAYRIDDSVSALFNFNVTPSLRVGYAYDYTLSNLGQFNSGTHEILLLFDLDLLGKGFDKSPRFF from the coding sequence ATGAAAAAAATAATATATTTTATAACTTTTCTCTCTTATATAACAACTGTATCGGCACAGCAAGATCCGGAGTATACCCATTATATGTATAATATGAGCGTTGTAAATCCTGCATATGCAACAGGAACTCCTGCTATGATGAATTTTGGAGGATTGTACAGAACACAGTGGGTTGGTTCGGTAGGAGCACCAAAAACTTTTACATTTTTCGGACATACTGCTTTATCAGAAAAAGTCGAAGTTGGTTTGTCCTTTATTTCTGATGATATTGGAGATGGTGTTAAAAAAGAGAATAATGTATATGCTGATTTTGCTTATGTGTTAGACTTAGGCGGAAAAAATAAACTTTCCCTGGGGCTTAAAGCCGGATTTTCATCTATGCAAACGAATTTTAACGGATTTCGTTTTAGTGATCCCGCTACCGATTTTGCTTTTTCAGAAAATATAAATGCAACAAAACCGAATATTGGAGTAGGCGCGTATTATTTTAGAGATAATTTATATGTAGGTTTTTCTGCGCCTAATTTATTGAAATCAAAATACATCGAAGAAAAATCGGGTGTAAATGCATTTGGATCTGAAGAAATTCATATGTTTTTTACCGGAGGATATGTTTTTCAAATTAATGACATGTTAAAATTAAAACCGGCATTTATGACCAGATTCGTAAAAGCTGCTCCGGTTTCTATAGACTTAACAGCAAATGTTTTATACAATGAAAAGTTTGAATTTGGTGCTGCCTATAGAATAGATGATTCTGTAAGTGCTTTATTTAATTTTAATGTGACACCCTCTTTAAGAGTAGGTTATGCTTACGATTATACACTTTCCAATTTAGGTCAGTTTAATTCCGGTACGCATGAAATATTGCTTCTTTTTGATTTAGATTTATTAGGAAAAGGATTTGATAAATCACCAAGATTCTTTTAA
- a CDS encoding gliding motility-associated C-terminal domain-containing protein → MVKNYINFLHSILFFIVLFLIPNTIYSQCAGDDNAFSVCDVSNPANQTINLFSKLAGSPVAGGVWTDDDDSAGLNENTGILNVHLIRASGTYHYTYTVSNIPGCTDNTATIAVTVGGYTGVPSPSVSVCSSVEEFNLFQAFSGEFLGPQSNGQWHNDTTNQNVASVVNVKNLQGTYQYTYTIGAEGSCPAVSSTVILTVFRAPQSGTPVNLFLCGTDGLAGYTNYDLNNSLTGEDSGGTWRDLKNTGELTSGSDHFVDLKKIYDKFGEGDFYFVYTVLPDRPICSTAQSTIRIRLERKLDFTGAVLQITSDICETEIPTAKYSARLTRGNAAIPSGTYNVTFSVSGPKAATEVVTANFTNGVLLFPIKSDYFQQVGSFTVTILSIIGENSTKACTNIIDNLQDDLIIYPIPNLEGAKITDAKTCQNEEGLVEISNALKLADGTYDIIYSLSGANTADSQVARIIFENGKGVFTIPEILNSKSGTSVIDITAITHVISRCVNSADLKGKIIINPLPNTANLRIQIADVCFGSPVAAVVTGLGTLTDVTLSYTLSGRNTATVQTVVLTSTNGNANFIIPAELLINTGSTTATVRNVKNNITGCSIDVSGPSDAFLLNPIPDAPAADNQPFCKSDKATIANLLPNGAQYKWYISDASTTPLDNNYLLKSENYYVRQTVSGCTSNATAITVTINDTPAPILNEAADFCGLNSPTLSDLSNKTNVPLTVVWYDAPVNGNLLPPTTALKDKGEYYAFDSEDCLSYEGTKVIVSLTACDNVPNDFFVPDGFSPNGDGVNDTFVIPDIEFLYPDYGIEIFNRYGNRMYKGYKDKASWDGTNWETEGFAHGIAPNGVYFYILNFNKDNKPPKQGRLYLNR, encoded by the coding sequence ATGGTCAAAAATTACATTAATTTCTTGCATAGCATTCTGTTTTTTATTGTTTTATTCTTAATTCCAAATACAATTTACTCACAATGTGCAGGAGATGATAATGCTTTTTCTGTGTGTGATGTTTCAAATCCAGCCAATCAGACGATAAATTTGTTCTCGAAGTTAGCTGGATCTCCAGTTGCCGGAGGAGTCTGGACAGATGATGATGATTCAGCCGGTTTAAATGAAAATACAGGTATTTTAAATGTGCATCTCATTAGAGCAAGTGGCACTTACCATTACACATATACAGTTTCTAATATACCAGGCTGTACAGATAATACAGCTACTATAGCAGTTACTGTAGGCGGATATACGGGAGTTCCTTCTCCTAGTGTATCAGTATGTAGTTCAGTAGAGGAATTCAATCTTTTTCAGGCCTTTAGCGGTGAGTTTTTGGGGCCTCAATCAAATGGACAATGGCATAATGATACTACCAACCAAAATGTTGCTTCTGTTGTCAATGTTAAAAATTTACAGGGCACTTACCAGTATACTTATACAATAGGAGCAGAGGGATCTTGCCCGGCAGTATCATCAACAGTAATCCTGACTGTTTTTAGAGCGCCACAATCAGGAACCCCTGTTAACCTTTTTTTATGTGGTACTGATGGTTTGGCTGGTTATACAAATTATGATTTAAATAACTCTTTAACAGGTGAAGATAGTGGCGGAACGTGGCGTGATCTTAAAAATACGGGAGAGTTAACTTCCGGTTCGGATCATTTTGTAGACCTGAAAAAGATCTATGATAAATTTGGAGAAGGCGATTTTTACTTTGTTTATACTGTTTTACCGGATAGGCCAATTTGCTCAACGGCACAGTCAACAATAAGAATCAGACTGGAAAGGAAGCTCGATTTTACCGGTGCGGTACTGCAGATAACTTCAGATATTTGTGAAACAGAAATTCCAACGGCTAAATATTCTGCCAGACTTACAAGAGGAAATGCAGCTATTCCTAGCGGAACCTATAATGTAACGTTTAGTGTTTCAGGACCAAAAGCAGCAACTGAGGTAGTAACGGCAAATTTTACAAATGGAGTTCTGCTGTTTCCAATAAAATCAGATTATTTTCAGCAGGTAGGAAGTTTTACAGTTACCATATTAAGTATTATTGGTGAAAATAGTACGAAAGCCTGCACCAATATAATAGATAATTTGCAGGATGATTTGATCATTTATCCGATTCCAAATTTAGAAGGCGCAAAAATTACAGATGCAAAAACTTGTCAAAATGAAGAAGGACTGGTTGAAATTTCTAATGCTTTAAAACTTGCAGACGGAACTTATGATATCATTTATAGTTTGTCCGGAGCTAACACAGCAGATTCTCAGGTTGCCAGAATTATTTTTGAAAATGGTAAAGGAGTTTTTACTATTCCGGAGATTTTAAATTCTAAAAGCGGAACATCAGTAATAGATATTACGGCAATTACACATGTAATATCGCGATGCGTAAATAGTGCCGATTTAAAAGGTAAAATAATAATAAATCCTTTGCCAAATACTGCCAATTTAAGGATACAAATTGCCGATGTTTGTTTTGGATCTCCCGTTGCAGCTGTGGTTACCGGCTTAGGAACTTTAACCGATGTGACATTATCATATACACTTTCCGGAAGAAATACTGCAACGGTGCAAACGGTTGTTTTAACCAGTACAAATGGGAATGCTAATTTTATCATTCCGGCAGAGTTGCTTATCAATACCGGATCTACAACGGCTACAGTCAGAAATGTAAAAAATAATATAACCGGCTGTTCTATTGATGTTAGCGGCCCTTCAGATGCTTTTTTATTAAATCCGATTCCTGATGCGCCTGCAGCAGATAATCAGCCTTTTTGTAAATCAGATAAAGCTACTATCGCAAACTTATTACCTAACGGAGCTCAATATAAATGGTATATTTCTGATGCATCAACAACTCCGCTGGATAATAATTACCTTTTGAAAAGTGAAAATTATTATGTTAGACAGACTGTATCCGGATGTACATCTAATGCCACCGCTATCACAGTAACTATAAACGATACACCTGCGCCAATATTGAACGAAGCAGCTGATTTTTGTGGATTAAATAGTCCTACACTTTCAGATTTATCCAATAAAACAAATGTGCCACTTACTGTAGTTTGGTACGATGCCCCTGTCAATGGTAATTTACTGCCTCCAACAACTGCTCTAAAAGATAAAGGAGAATATTATGCATTTGATTCAGAAGACTGTCTTTCGTATGAGGGTACAAAAGTCATCGTTTCCTTAACGGCCTGTGATAATGTACCAAATGATTTCTTTGTGCCGGATGGTTTTTCTCCTAACGGAGATGGTGTAAATGACACTTTCGTAATTCCGGACATTGAGTTTTTATATCCGGATTATGGAATTGAAATTTTCAACAGATACGGAAACCGAATGTATAAAGGTTATAAAGATAAAGCGAGCTGGGATGGAACAAACTGGGAAACAGAAGGATTTGCCCACGGAATAGCGCCAAATGGAGTATATTTTTATATTCTCAATTTTAATAAAGACAACAAGCCTCCTAAACAAGGGCGTCTTTATTTAAATCGATAA
- a CDS encoding PDZ domain-containing protein, protein MKKYFILFFGLLTSFSNYAQDDFMIASHSNKVTIPFKLINNLIFIPINVNGVELNFLLDSGVEETILFSMEEKQEVSFKNVEKIKLRGLGSEQEIEGLKSTNNVLETHGLKSENHLLYIILDQGFNLSSHIGIPVNGIIGYKFFKHNLVEINYLKKKISIYQDNKSIKETLNRKFRAVPITIERSKPYINATAIVDSAAVDAKLLIDIGNSDAFWIFENKKIKLPKKNFPDFLGKGFSGDIEGHRAKIAKFSIDEFDFKNPIVSFPDSTSVRNVKMVPGRIGSVGGEILKRFTLVLDYTEQKLYLKKNSKFSEPFTYNKSGITIQHNGLQWVQETVHLETVQVATTARELDNKKDDNFRYKFSLKPVYEIVNIRKNSAAEKCGLKQGDIIVSINNAIPYKYTLQQINNLLKSENDTWITLEVERNSLILKFRFKLEDEL, encoded by the coding sequence ATGAAAAAATATTTCATACTGTTTTTTGGACTTTTAACATCTTTTTCTAATTATGCGCAAGATGATTTTATGATCGCAAGCCATAGTAATAAGGTTACAATTCCGTTTAAATTGATTAATAACCTCATTTTTATTCCAATTAATGTAAATGGGGTTGAATTAAATTTCTTGCTGGACTCAGGAGTCGAAGAAACGATTTTGTTTAGTATGGAAGAGAAGCAGGAAGTAAGTTTTAAAAATGTTGAAAAGATAAAATTACGCGGACTTGGAAGTGAGCAAGAAATTGAAGGACTTAAGTCTACAAACAATGTATTAGAGACCCATGGATTAAAATCTGAAAATCATTTATTGTATATTATTTTAGATCAGGGATTCAATTTGTCTTCACATATCGGAATTCCAGTAAATGGCATAATTGGATATAAGTTTTTCAAACATAATTTGGTAGAAATAAATTATCTCAAGAAAAAGATCTCTATTTATCAGGATAATAAATCAATTAAGGAGACACTTAATCGGAAATTTAGAGCTGTACCGATTACTATTGAAAGATCAAAGCCATATATAAATGCAACAGCTATTGTTGACAGTGCGGCTGTTGATGCAAAATTGCTGATTGATATTGGTAACAGCGATGCGTTTTGGATTTTTGAAAATAAAAAGATAAAATTGCCTAAAAAGAATTTTCCGGACTTTTTAGGCAAAGGTTTTAGTGGTGATATCGAAGGGCATCGGGCAAAAATTGCAAAATTTTCAATTGATGAATTTGATTTTAAAAATCCGATAGTTTCGTTTCCGGACTCAACATCTGTTAGAAATGTAAAAATGGTTCCCGGCCGAATTGGTTCTGTAGGAGGTGAGATCTTAAAAAGATTTACTCTGGTCTTAGATTATACAGAGCAAAAACTTTATTTAAAAAAGAACAGTAAATTCTCGGAGCCTTTTACATACAATAAAAGTGGTATTACAATACAACATAATGGTTTGCAGTGGGTTCAGGAAACAGTTCATTTAGAAACAGTGCAAGTTGCCACAACAGCCAGGGAACTTGACAATAAGAAAGATGACAATTTCAGATATAAGTTTTCCTTGAAACCCGTTTATGAAATCGTAAATATTCGTAAAAATTCTGCAGCAGAAAAATGTGGACTCAAACAAGGTGATATTATTGTGAGTATAAATAATGCCATTCCGTATAAGTACACTCTTCAGCAAATAAACAATCTTTTAAAGTCCGAAAATGATACCTGGATTACACTCGAAGTTGAACGAAATAGTTTGATTTTAAAATTTAGATTTAAGCTTGAAGATGAACTGTAA
- a CDS encoding pyridoxal phosphate-dependent aminotransferase, whose amino-acid sequence MPTISSKGRNMPESPIRKLAPYADLAKQKGHKVYHLNIGQPDIKTPEVAIEAVKNIDLTIIEYSPSAGYESYRQKLAKFYQRQNVNVNSEDIIITTGGSEALLFALATITDPGDEIIIPEPFYANYHAFASSTSATVVPVISTIETAFALPSIEEVEKLITPKTKAILICNPGNPTGYLYSESEIKQLAGLIKKYDLYLIADEVYREFLYDGDDVHYSVMNLEDVQQNVIMVDSVSKRYSMCGARIGCLVTKNKDVLATVMKFAQARLSPPTIEQIACEAAIDTPQSYFDEVISEYKERRDTLISELNKIEGVIVTKPKGAFYCIAQLPIDNSEDFAQWLLESYDLNGETVMVAPAAGFYSTPEMGLNQVRIAYVLNKKDLITAVNILKEALLVYNKR is encoded by the coding sequence ATGCCAACAATTTCAAGCAAAGGCAGAAACATGCCCGAATCACCGATACGCAAGCTTGCTCCTTACGCAGATTTAGCAAAGCAAAAAGGACACAAAGTGTATCACTTAAACATTGGTCAACCGGATATCAAGACACCCGAAGTGGCCATCGAGGCGGTAAAAAATATTGATTTAACGATTATAGAATACAGTCCATCTGCAGGATATGAAAGTTATAGACAAAAATTAGCAAAATTTTACCAGCGCCAAAATGTAAACGTTAACTCAGAAGACATCATTATTACAACTGGTGGTTCTGAAGCCTTATTGTTTGCACTGGCCACAATCACAGATCCGGGAGACGAAATCATCATTCCGGAACCTTTTTATGCTAATTATCATGCATTTGCTTCTTCTACAAGCGCAACAGTAGTTCCGGTAATTTCGACTATCGAAACAGCTTTTGCTTTGCCTAGTATTGAGGAAGTTGAAAAACTAATCACACCAAAGACAAAAGCAATTTTAATCTGCAATCCTGGTAATCCGACTGGTTATTTATACTCAGAGTCTGAGATTAAGCAATTAGCAGGTCTAATCAAAAAATACGATTTATATTTAATCGCTGATGAAGTTTATCGCGAGTTTTTATATGACGGAGATGATGTACATTATTCTGTGATGAATCTTGAAGATGTACAACAAAATGTCATCATGGTCGATTCAGTTTCAAAACGTTACAGTATGTGTGGCGCAAGAATTGGCTGTTTGGTTACTAAAAATAAAGACGTACTGGCAACTGTAATGAAATTTGCTCAGGCACGTTTAAGTCCGCCAACAATCGAACAGATCGCTTGTGAAGCTGCAATAGATACACCACAGAGTTACTTTGATGAAGTAATTTCAGAATATAAAGAACGTCGCGACACTCTAATTTCAGAATTAAATAAAATTGAAGGCGTAATCGTAACTAAACCAAAAGGTGCTTTTTATTGCATTGCTCAATTACCAATTGACAATTCAGAAGATTTTGCACAATGGCTATTAGAAAGCTACGATCTTAACGGAGAAACAGTTATGGTTGCTCCTGCTGCAGGTTTTTATTCTACACCAGAAATGGGTTTAAATCAGGTAAGAATAGCTTATGTCTTAAATAAAAAAGATTTAATTACTGCTGTAAATATATTAAAAGAAGCTCTTTTAGTTTATAATAAACGATAA
- the folE gene encoding GTP cyclohydrolase I FolE, which translates to MINNEDFLDEIGDSHFSSNAKNPLREDAFDLTDEEKIEKIKKDVENILQTLGMDLTDDSIKGTPNRVAKMFVKEIFGGLNPSKQPKASTFDNNYKYGEMLVEKNITVYSTCEHHLLPIIGRAHVAYISSGRVIGLSKMNRIVEYYAKRPQVQERLTMQIVQELQKALGTEDVACVIDAKHLCVNSRGIKDIESSTVTSEFGGKFKDVQTKREFLDYIKLDTQF; encoded by the coding sequence ATGATAAATAACGAAGATTTTTTAGACGAAATAGGTGACAGTCATTTCAGCAGTAATGCAAAAAACCCTTTAAGAGAGGATGCATTTGACTTAACTGATGAAGAAAAAATAGAAAAAATTAAAAAAGATGTCGAAAACATTCTGCAAACTCTTGGAATGGATTTGACAGATGACAGCATAAAAGGCACTCCAAACCGAGTGGCTAAAATGTTTGTAAAAGAAATTTTTGGCGGTTTAAACCCTTCAAAACAACCAAAAGCTTCTACTTTTGACAATAATTACAAATACGGTGAAATGTTAGTAGAAAAAAACATTACCGTTTATTCTACCTGCGAACACCATTTACTGCCAATTATTGGTCGTGCTCACGTAGCTTATATTTCAAGCGGAAGAGTTATCGGTTTATCTAAAATGAACCGTATCGTAGAATATTATGCAAAAAGACCTCAGGTTCAGGAGCGTTTAACTATGCAGATTGTTCAGGAATTACAAAAAGCTTTAGGTACAGAAGATGTTGCCTGCGTTATTGACGCTAAACACCTTTGTGTAAACTCAAGAGGAATTAAAGATATCGAAAGCAGTACGGTAACCTCTGAATTTGGCGGAAAATTCAAAGATGTTCAAACTAAAAGAGAATTTTTAGATTACATAAAACTAGATACACAGTTTTAG
- a CDS encoding four helix bundle protein gives MYTFSFEKLEVCQNTRIFILDIYKLTSKFPSNEVFGITSQIKRSSTSIATNIAEGTSRNTNKDKAHFLTISYSSAMETLNHLIISKDLNYLSDVDYTECREKIEKICNQINSLKKYYLSKE, from the coding sequence ATGTATACTTTCTCATTTGAAAAACTAGAGGTTTGCCAAAATACAAGAATATTTATTTTGGATATTTACAAATTAACTAGTAAATTTCCATCAAATGAAGTGTTCGGAATAACTTCTCAAATTAAAAGGAGTTCCACCTCAATTGCTACAAATATTGCAGAAGGAACTTCGAGAAATACGAATAAAGATAAAGCTCATTTTTTGACAATCTCATATTCATCAGCAATGGAAACTTTGAATCATTTAATTATTTCAAAAGATTTAAATTACTTATCCGATGTTGATTATACAGAGTGTCGTGAAAAAATTGAAAAAATTTGCAATCAGATAAATAGTTTAAAAAAATACTATCTTTCAAAAGAATAA